From Cyprinus carpio isolate SPL01 unplaced genomic scaffold, ASM1834038v1 S000006820, whole genome shotgun sequence, one genomic window encodes:
- the LOC109104337 gene encoding PR domain zinc finger protein 14-like: protein MSVSLSSHPAVRDRSLAVYPSLPGAHSIFHPLKSLGRMVTDAQTIMPFNFAGTPSFFSHNSHQTARCFHEQILNVSSMPYFQHMHPSQSMNPRHDDQSTGSPFEFSSPSSGKSSSASSTPVKASFSCLQAADPSPEHTNTYSFTEEDLFTVLYGYSKKQGQNVGHAISGLSFPHSTADRHLLPVDTEGFELPEGLSILQTNCGSLSHYGIFADKSTIPKGTRFGPFQGKLVNTSEIKTYDDNTLMWEIFENGRLSHFVDGRGAPGNWMSLVKCARFPEEQNLIAVQCEGQIYYEACKEIRAGQELLVWYGDCYVQFLGIPLTLKDFTDGTEPLPTEDSGEGFKCDRCGKVFAYKYYRDKHLKYTRCVDQGDRKFPCHLCNRSFEKRDRLRIHILHVHEKHRPHKCSVCGKSFSQSSSLNKHMRVHSGERPYKCVYCNKAFTASSILRTHIRQHSGERPFKCKHCGKAFASHAAHDSHVRRTHSKDKPFSCDVCGTTFQEAQELKYHMTTHKKRPLLDSTVVLPGNENSLFPTKNSLHAQKQLGDNFSFPGKSSITSEYRPWN, encoded by the exons ATGTCGGTGTCTCTCTCCAGTCACCCCGCAGTGAGGGACAGGAGTCTGGCTGTCTACCCGTCTCTGCCCGGCGCGCACAGCATTTTCCATCCGCTCAAGTCTCTGGGCCGCATGGTGACCGACGCACAGACAATCATGCCGTTTAACTTCGCCGGGACTCCGTCTTTTTTCAGCCACAACAGCCACCAGACCGCGCGGTGTTTCCACGAACAGATCCTCAACGTGTCCAGCATGCCGTATTTCCAGCACATGCACCCGTCACAAAGCATGAACCCCAGACATGACGATCAGAGCACCGGCTCTCCGTTCGAGTTCAGTAGCCCGTCCAGCGGAAAGTCTTCTTCGGCTTCGTCGACTCCGGTTAAAGCCAGTTTTAGCTGCCTGCAAGCCGCAGATCCATCCCCAGAACACACGAACACCTACAGTTTTACAGAGGAAGACCTCTTCACTGTCCTGTACGGATATTCCAAAAAACAAGGGCAAAATGTTGGACATGCCATCTCTGGACTATCATTTCCTCACAGTACAG CTGATCGTCATCTTCTCCCTGTTGATACCGAAGGATTTGAACTTCCAGAAG GTTTATCGATTCTCCAGACTAATTGTGGAAGCCTTTCACATTATGGAATATTTGCTGATAAAAGCACAATTCCAAAAGGCACCAGGTTTGGACCGTTTCAGGGCAAACTTGTAAACACAAGTGAGATCAAAACCTATGATGACAACACTCTCATGTGGGA AATCTTTGAGAACGGCCGCTTGAGTCACTTTGTGGATGGAAGAGGCGCTCCAGGGAATTGGATGTCCTTGGTAAAGTGCGCGCGCTTCCCCGAGGAGCAGAACCTGATTGCGGTCCAGTGTGAAGGTCAGATATACTATGAGGCCTGCAAAGAGATCCGAGCCGGCCAGGAGCTCCTGGTCTGGTACGGAGACTGCTATGTGCAATTTCTGGGTATTCCTCTCACCCTCAAAGATTTTACTGATGGCACTGAACCGCTCCCAACTGAAG ATTCTGGAGAGGGTTTCAAGTGTGATCGCTGTGGTAAAGTGTTTGCTTACAAGTACTACAGAGACAAACACTTGAAATACACGCGCTGCGTGGATCAGGGCGACAGAAAGTTCCCCTGCCACCTCTGCAACAGGTCTTTCGAGAAAAGAGACCGGCTCCGAATCCACATTCTCCATGTGCATGAAAAACACAGACCACATAAG TGCTCCGTGTGCGGCAAAAGTTTCTCGCAGTCCTCCAGTCTTAACAAACACATGCGCGTGCACTCAGGAGAGCGGCCTTACAAATGTGTTTACTGTAACAAG GCGTTCACGGCCTCCAGCATCCTCCGCACGCACATCCGCCAGCACTCCGGCGAGCGGCCGTTCAAGTGCAAACACTGCGGGAAAGCGTTCGCCTCTCACGCGGCCCACGACAGCCACGTCCGACGGACACACTCCAAAGACAAGCCCTTCTCCTGCGATGTGTGTGGAACAACTTTCCAAGAAGCACAAGAGTTAAAATATCACATGACGACGCATAAAA AACGACCACTGTTGGACAGCACTGTTGTTCTTCCTGGAAACGAAAACTCGCTCTTCCCCACCAAAAATTCTTTACATGCACAGAAACAGCTGGGAGACAATTTCTCTTTTCCCGGGAAGAGCAGCATCACCTCCGAGTACAGACCCTGGAACTAA